The window attgtgAAGACTTTGATACAAAGTATGCACGGATCCTGCATTTAAATTACTTTGTATCGACTGATAAGCACTTACATCGGATCTACTACGATCAGATCTACTATTTCTATGGTCTTGTATCCATGGTACAGAAACTTCTTCGTCAtcctctttcatttttaattcaattgatCAATATCCAAACTCTACTTATTTGAATCAAAAAGGTGTACTACATGCAagccaaataaaaaaattcgtaTACTTAAAAAGAAAtgctataacatttttttttttcataaattataattttataacaaatcAAATACATATTACAATTAAGCAACCCAATAGGCACAAGCAATATAAATAAGGATTTAATATGTAGTCCTTAGGTTAactttacataaataaatatattactattTACACATATGCTATTGAAATAAACACGTAGAAAATACGAAATAAAATCAGGCAGCAACAAATATTACACAATTAATTCTACGCAAATCTAACCACAATTTCCATTTTTACTATGATAAAAGCAacaataaaagtatataatattCTTACAGTATTTTCATATTCCCATTGAAAATCTTTAACTCCGGATGCTGTTTAAGATATGGAGCAGGAAATTGTCACATATCTATTTATTCATGTTGATATGTAATTTCATTGCTAGGCGCATTTTAACTTTTGGTTTATTATACACACTACTGCGTGTTCTTATTAAATTACTTAATTCTTTTGCATTCTTATGAGTATTACATGCGCCAAgtgaattaattatattacatatataaatataaaaatggcATGCAATGTCCGAGATGGATCATACCGTTGAATCACATTACTATCTATAGTAACGCAATAATATATGTAATAATCACGTGGTTCATATAATTTGTCACAAAATAttcatatataaaaattattctgttgaaaataaaaattaaaaatatggcCAATTGCGATAGGTAAtccattttatttaatttttaactacaactacaaatattttatataaaatgttagtggtacaaaattatttttttgtttttaatataaataaatagtttATAATTTTTCTCCTTTCACATATATCTacataattcattattttttaatgaaatacatACATTGTATTAAGacttgtatattttttaaatattaacaatataaatattttatattatcaatGTATAGTATAAATGTTTACTTAtactttgttaaaattaattcatATATTCTCTATTATATACATCTAATATAATACAgtcatataattataatataagtcATACTTCTTGCATAACTAAAGCATTGAGTTCATCTTCTCCTGGACATAATACAGAATCAATGTTATAAACAGCTGCATGTAAAGTTATTAGAAACCACGACACGCCTGAAACAAAATATTTgcgtatattattttatttttcactgaaaCAGAATTATTATGCAAATTAGATACAGTTTATTTACCAAGAACCCAGAAAAGAGCTGCACCTGCACCAACCAGAATAAAGACTGGCAATGTGAAAATTGCAATCAAGGTATAAATTTGAGCTAAtgacaatttatttaaaaacataagTTCTTGTTTAGCATGCCGCTGTGAAACTTTATAACAAGTCCCAAGAGATGCTGCTACAGTAAGTAGCAATAATGGTGAAGTAACCCTAATGTTTAAAACATATCATTTTAGAGAAAGAAATATCAATGAAGAATAAAGTCAATGTAATAATTCTTACAAGCAATATATAACTAATCCAATGAACACAAATAAATAGTTGCTCtggaaatattcaatatttctgaTAATTCGTTTGTTTAATCTCGATAAGTTAGGTGGACATTTTATGTTGCTTGTATTAAGAAACACAGACCATGGCCTAACATTAGCTTTCCTATGTTCAATCCATTCATGAGCTTGCGGATATCCTAGGTTGTTAAGCGGTATTTGTAGAAATTCAagcctaaaattaaaaaaagaaatgtgaatTATATGTACCttatatttaaatgtttacCTTATAtcaacaataaattaaaattaatacagtAGTTTTTAGAAATGATCATTATAATCAAGTTATCTTTCAAAAATATGGTATGTGTTTAAATAACCAAAATCTGTCACTGAAATGTTACTGCCATTATTGTTATGAAATTTTTGTGTAGGTTAAACAGTAAGTACTTGTTATTTCTAATCAGTTCCTATATCGCATACTAAATGATTACCCATTTCCAGATTTCTCTTTTTGTTGTGATTGTGGATTTTGCATCTCACCCCCAACATCAATTTCCACGTCCGCCATCTTTTTTTTAGTACACGAACTTTCGGAAATGCCTCGCCAGATGAGGAAACGACTATCTTCTGTTTTGATTCTTTACGTGGAGCCTGGCATCCCCACCATCAACAACCATAGCCTCGTTTAGAAAAAACCCGTCGTAGGCAGTAAAATTCCCATCATATCGCACATCGAACTACTATGTTACCCCTACCATGGGTATCGTCGACACCAATACATTCTAACTTGCTCTCATACAAACGCTACAGGTTGCAGCTGCTCAATAAAAATTCTTTCACTGCCTTCGTAAAACTTCTTTCACGAAAAGGGCTCTTTGTCTGAACAAAGACGCAAAAGATTTTCCTTGCTTGCGTAAGTTTTTCGATGTTCTTACttataaaatgtacaaaatctttttcttttaactgTATTATAATATGCATCTGCGTGTTATTTTCTTTGATtgaatttttccatttaaattGAACATTTTACAATGCTTTTTTGTTCAGGAAAATAGAATACACATTGCTTTGTCTATGTTTCCTGAATCTTACAATTAACAAAAGGTTAAAACATAttggaagaaatttatattgttataattaataaatatgtttgtatttatttaaactAATTCTATATATTTGTACTCGACCAAATACAATGTTCTGTTTTCTAAAGTTTATTGTTTCGGAAAATTTAAAACTTCGATATAGTTTTATTCGTtatatgttttataatttacaaatattacGTTTAAATATTGACGACTTAATTTGTTAATGGCAATGAAACATGGCTTCATTTCTTACAGGGATATTTAGATTCTTAAATACTGAAAGGGATCATCAGAGTagagagaaaatttattttcatccatTATTTGTCGAAAAATCTTCACTTACTTTCGGCGTCCTTCACGCAAAACGTTCAAAGAATAAAGTTTTAGAATTTCACGAGAATGCTTTCTCCCTCGGAAATGTGTGCAGATGACGCTACTATGTACTACCATTGTGAATAATCACAGCCAATAGGAGGACGCGTTGCATCGAATTCAATAGCTACCAATTCTTAAGGAACGTTTTGATTGGACGTTCCTAATTTTCCCGAATAACATCGAGCCACCCGCCATAACGAACGTAGCGTGGTACGTTGTTTGAATGAACGTGTTCAAACCCAATTGACAAGATTTTATAATTAGTATCGATTTTACTTTAGTATATACAGTGTACACGAGACGGTTGCATGCACAGCAACTTATGGTGACAATTTTTAGTCATGGAAGTTGCACAAAAGTTGCATTTTGACGCATGCGACATTCAGGACGAGGAGCTGAATATCAGCTGTCGTACGAACAGCTCCGGTTGTGATGTTGACGATATTTTAGATTCTTCGGCGGAAGATCTTGGATGTTCACCCCCGCTTCAACCAAGAAAATTATCCTTTAGCAATACAATGGACTGTAGTGACAGTGAAAATAATCAATCtgtgttaattaataataacaaaacaCCGATTAGTAACGTGACAGGTTAGTAAGATAAAAAGTTTTCTAAACTGTTTGCAACTtgcttttttttacaattttttgagTGCAATGTGTTCTTTAAAACCATTATTTACTATGTACGTGACTTGTTTATGGATGGTTTTGGTTGAAAAGTTGCAagcttttttcaaaaatttctgttcaGTTTCTTCTAATATCTTTGTAATGGATGCTGTTCATATTGTAAGTATTTAAATCCTGGATCCCAGCTTGTTTTCTATGTTTTACTATCTCTGAAGCTAGCTATCTGTATATCTTTTGTAAGATATTTTAGTAAATTTAGGTCTTTGTTTGCTTTGTTGAAATGTTTGCGTATCATCATAATTTATATCgttatttttatcttatatgctATCGttttgaattattcatttttaattctatatttataaaacttaaatgcattggaaaattttattagcatttaaagtaaaaatatttGTGCATGGTGTgagaaaattgatatttttgttGGGCAATTGTTTTACATCATGCGAGTAAGTTTATACTGAAGGGTTATTAAAGTGTGGTCAGTAAATACAATTGGACTGTGTACTGATAT is drawn from Osmia lignaria lignaria isolate PbOS001 chromosome 14, iyOsmLign1, whole genome shotgun sequence and contains these coding sequences:
- the LOC143306056 gene encoding prenylated Rab acceptor protein 1-like, producing the protein MADVEIDVGGEMQNPQSQQKEKSGNGLEFLQIPLNNLGYPQAHEWIEHRKANVRPWSVFLNTSNIKCPPNLSRLNKRIIRNIEYFQSNYLFVFIGLVIYCLVTSPLLLLTVAASLGTCYKVSQRHAKQELMFLNKLSLAQIYTLIAIFTLPVFILVGAGAALFWVLGVSWFLITLHAAVYNIDSVLCPGEDELNALVMQEV